A single genomic interval of Pyrus communis chromosome 5, drPyrComm1.1, whole genome shotgun sequence harbors:
- the LOC137734423 gene encoding dirigent protein 9-like: MAKHLSFLAMSLLILLLTTATIHPSTAARSLGSSTPTHPHNHHKITFLMRNVLNVTHPSSSMSKPSTTKVTSQLPFSKPIGLLPPNGGVPLPETIPATQTLDLSGVGLFFPARATLQELELGIVTLIDEDIFESSGYSGPQIIGKAQGIFVASSEDGSSHMMAMAAHFANSRFKDGLRFFGVHRTDVDERDGSHVAVIGGIGKYEGANGYATVSAVNNAGSNSIWEEENKLLRLNIYLS, translated from the coding sequence ATGGCCAAGCACCTTTCCTTCCTAGCCATGTCCTTATTAATCCTCCTACTCACCACCGCCACGATCCACCCGTCCACCGCCGCTCGAAGCCTCGGCAGTTCAACCCCAACACACCCTCACAACCACCAcaaaatcacattcctaatgAGAAATGTTCTCAATGTAACCCACCCCTCATCATCCATGTCCAAACCTTCAACCACTAAAGTGACTAGCCAGCTTCCCTTCTCAAAACCAATAGGCCTGCTTCCTCCCAACGGAGGAGTCCCCCTCCCTGAAACAATCCCCGCCACACAAACCCTAGATTTATCCGGTGTCGGACTATTTTTTCCTGCAAGGGCTACACTCCAAGAACTGGAACTTGGGATTGTAACCCTGATTGACGAGGACATCTTTGAAAGCTCAGGGTATTCTGGTCCACAAATCATTGGAAAAGCACAAGGGATTTTTGTTGCAAGTTCTGAAGATGGGAGCAGTCACATGATGGCTATGGCTGCACATTTCGCCAATAGCAGATTTAAGGACGGGTTAAGATTTTTTGGGGTGCACCGGACGGACGTGGATGAGCGGGACGGGTCTCATGTTGCTGTCATTGGTGGGATTGGGAAGTATGAGGGTGCAAATGGCTATGCAACTGTTAGTGCAGTAAATAATGCAGGGTCTAATTCTATttgggaagaagaaaacaagctTCTTAGGCTCAATATTTACCTCAGCTAG
- the LOC137734768 gene encoding caffeoylshikimate esterase-like encodes MASDILDGVKYEEEYILNSRGMKLFTCRWLPNNTKPKALIFICHGYGMECSITMNSTAIRLAKAGFAIYGIDYDGHGKSAGLQGYVKSFDDVVDDCTNHFTNICESKENKGKMRYLMGESMGGTVALLVHRKKPEFWDGAVLVAPMCKIADELRPSPLVITALTKLCKFIPTWKIIPTNDIIDVAFKMPEIRKQVRENPYCYKGRPRLQTGYELLRVSSDLEQRLDEVTLPFIVLHGEDDKVTDKSVSKQLHEVASSHDKTLKMYPDMWHGLLYGETPENIEVVFSDIISWLDERSYFGNARLEGELKRENDDLPQVKK; translated from the exons ATG GCCTCTGACATATTGGATGGTGTCAAATATGAAGAG GAGTACATCTTAAATTCTAGAGGCATGAAGCTTTTCACATGCAGATGGCTCCCGAATAACACCAAACCCAAAGCATTAATTTTCATCTGCCATGGATACGGCATGGAATGCAGCATCACCATGAATA GCACCGCAATCAGGCTAGCCAAAGCAGGCTTTGCCATATATGGAATAGACTATGACGGTCATGGAAAATCAGCAGGCCTACAAGGTTACGTGAAGAGTTTTGATGATGTGGTGGATGACTGTACCAACCACTTCACAAACATATGTG AGAGCAAAGAGAACAAGGGAAAGATGAGGTATCTAATGGGAGAGTCAATGGGAGGAACTGTGGCTCTGCTGGTGCACAGGAAAAAGCCCGAGTTTTGGGATGGTGCGGTTTTGGTTGCGCCCATGTGTAAG ATTGCAGATGAGCTGAGGCCATCCCCATTAGTGATCACTGCTTTGACAAAGCTCTGCAAGTTCATTCCGACCTGGAAAATAATCccaacaaatgatattattgaTGTCGCTTTCAAAATGCCCGAAATAAGAAAACAG GTTAGAGAAAACCCGTACTGCTATAAAGGCCGGCCTCGTCTCCAAACCGGCTACGAACTTTTGAGGGTCAGTTCGGATCTTGAACAGAGACTCGACGAG GTCACGTTGCCGTTCATAGTTCTCCATGGCGAAGACGATAAGGTTACCGATAAATCCGTCAGCAAACAGCTCCATGAGGTAGCCTCCAGCCATGACAAGACGTTGAAGATGTACCCGGATATGTGGCATGGACTGCTCTATGGAGAAACACCTGAAAACATTGAGGTTGTTTTTTCTGATATAATCAGTTGGTTGGATGAGAGGAGTTATTTTGGAAATGCAAGGCTGGAAGGAGAGTTAAAACGTGAAAACGACGATTTACCCCAAGTAAAAAAGTAA
- the LOC137735268 gene encoding uncharacterized protein translates to MEATPTPSVIAKLMGLDNSPPQVPVQKQRRVLSENYLRRVASIGARESRHSFRLRVPEVTDYGGSFLIGEHLHNPQVSPSTCTSGSGNVSPSTSFPCKLQNATLLETIENGIVRESLGEVGLINLDDFSRSQLGSNKEGCIPGSRIVVLKPKHGKDENSARCFPSLSSLDVSHSSDRKCAGFSSHSSGKIHVEVKERKNLAFDMEPVSLRSTVLREILGKLTENTSCNKANIDTKVSQLGSRGGDSVAMKTESIRFSLSYSDGSYGSQEAKKQLSKRRKMTNKLEESGMACKGATLGNSLAMSAHETGSRTLDHKLFRHLQPKRKLVRVDLKDLDLSKFRTQQDKYAALCNEWSFKPKGSINLGQYKSREYKFNQNDGFGPVKLRSNCKKLQSYPSLGLKGVQTVGKTPWNFKKRQSGRRTCIFVDKNDDSSSHGTDTSVQQETSTECYKESPFLLHCSTTESDSMTSLEDAYQPSPVSVLEPLYSGERSPTPEFLQSMSVDITDYSDAYSEGYGMIVSSDDGCDTNEGSASSCRENEDSMRLLRVEESRDYSYLVNVLSEIGFYVRSSVMDLGTWCPPEWPVSISVFETLEKKFGNQASWKRSDRRLLFDRINAGLMEIFEPCLGVPMWTKPVSRRIRSTTSEEMIEEDLWMLLVSQEKETGRDSTEKVLGREIELDLGDDIDGIGREIERFLFDKLVAEFVSLESL, encoded by the exons ATGGAAGCTACACCTACACCAAGTGTTATAGCAAAACTGATGGGTCTTGATAACTCGCCACCTCAGGTGCCtgtccaaaaacaaagaagagtgCTGTCTGAGAATTACCTACGCAGAGTTGCTTCCATTGGTGCCAGAGAGTCTCGCCATTCATTCAGGTTGAGAGTACCTGAAGTGACGGATTATGGGGGAAGTTTTTTGATCGGCGAGCATCTGCATAATCCGCAAGTTTCCCCTTCAACATGTACTTCTGGCAGTGGAAATGTTTCCCCTTCAACAAGTTTCCCCTGCAAGCTACAAAATGCCACTTTACTTGAAACAATTGAGAATGGAATTGTCAGAGAATCCCTTGGAGAAGTTGGACTCATAAATTTAGATGATTTTTCAAGATCGCAATTGGGGTCAAACAAAGAAGGATGCATTCCCGGTAGTAGAATTGTTGTTTTGAAACCGAAGCATGGAAAGGACGAGAATTCTGCGAGATGTTTCCCTTCTTTGAGTTCCCTTGATGTTTCTCATTCCAGTGATCGAAAGTGCGCGGGGTTTTCTAGTCATAGTAGCGGGAAAATACATGTTGaagtaaaagaaagaaagaacttGGCATTTGACATGGAACCAGTAAGCTTAAGGTCTACAGTTTTGAGGGAAATATTGGGGAAGCTAACTGAAAATACAAGTTGCAACAAAGCCAACATTGATACAAAGGTCTCACAGTTAGGATCCAGAGGTGGCGACTCAGTTGCAATGAAAACTGAATCGATAAGGTTTTCCTTGTCTTATTCAGATGGGTCATATGGATCCCAGGAAGCCAAAAAGCAACTCTCAAAACGACGGAAGATGACTAATAAGCTGGAAGAATCAGGAATGGCTTGTAAAGGCGCTACCCTCGGGAATTCGCTTGCCATGTCTGCCCATGAAACAGGCTCAAGAACATTGGATCACAAGCTTTTTAGGCATCTTCAACCAAAAAGAAAGCTCGTACGGGTTGACCTGAAAGACCTAGACCTCAGTAAGTTTAGAACACAGCAAGATAAATATGCAGCTCTTTGCAATGAATGGAGTTTCAAGCCAAAAGGGTCTATTAATTTGGGGCAGTACAAATCAAGGGAGTACAAATTCAACCAGAATGATGGCTTCGGCCCTGTAAAGTTGAGATCCAACTGTAAGAAACTCCAATCTTATCCTAGCCTAGGATTAAAAGGTGTTCAAACCGTGGGAAAGACTCCCTGGAATTTCAAGAAGCGGCAATCTGGACGCAGAACCTGCATCTTTGTAGACAAAAATGACGATTCTTCCAGTCATGGAACAGATACTTCAGTTCAGcag GAAACATCCACCGAATGCTACAAAGAAAGTCCATTTCTTTTGCACTGCTCCACCACAGAGTCAGACTCCATGACGAGCTTGGAGGACGCTTATCAGCCTAGTCCAGTTTCAGTTCTGGAACCACTATATAGTGGAGAGCGATCGCCTACACCAGAATTCCTGCAAAGTATGAGTGTTGATATCACTG ACTACTCTGACGCATACTCGGAAGGATATGGAATGATTGTTTCAAGTGATGATGGTTGTGATACTAATGAAGGATCTGCAAGCAGTTGCAGAGAAAATGAAGATTCAATGAGATTGTTAAGAGTTGAAGAAAGCAGAGACTATTCCTACCTTGTTAATGTGTTATCGGAGATAGGTTTTTATGTTAGGAGCTCGGTAATGGACTTAGGTACCTGGTGCCCTCCAGAATGGCCAGTAAGCATTTCTGTATTTGAGACCCTGGAGAAGAAGTTTGGCAATCAGGCTTCATGGAAAAGGTCGGACAGGAGGCTTTTGTTTGACCGTATAAATGCAGGGCTGATGGAGATTTTCGAGCCTTGTCTGGGTGTTCCCATGTGGACAAAGCCCGTGTCTAGAAGGATTAGATCCACGACAAGTGAGGAGATGATAGAGGAAGATCTGTGGATGTTGCTTGTTAGCCAAGAGAAGGAAACAGGAAGGGACTCCACCGAAAAGGTGCTAGGAAGGGAGATTGAGTTAGATTTAGGAGATGATATTGATGGTATTGGTAGAGAAATTGAGAGATTTTTGTTCGATAAGCTCGTAGCAGAGTTTGTTAGCTTGGAGAGTTTGTAA
- the LOC137733317 gene encoding dirigent protein 24-like — protein MAESLKSLKATLYILLLAITLGFAGSARIIDEVQPEASNPLPTTVPTTNPLPSGHIPIITPATPTADDNVDDADAPIPETDAPPEADVVPPVVPPVTTVPQANSPLPETHDEPAIVPTPVANVAPVATPAVPVTTPVAGPVTTSLTGPTAAARTETPHLSFFMHDILGGSHPSVRVVTGLIANTVLNPAFSKPNNNIFPVSGGTPLTNNNINGFLNNNNNIPNIAGLSGLTNSQSSTVIQNSGNNNIVNGGSNQPFVTAGQLPNGATLQKLMFGSVTVIDDDLTEGHELGSAVLGKAQGFYMASSLDGNSHTMAFTVLLHAGEHDVEDTISLFGVHRTASPVSHIAVIGGTGKYENANGYAAIESLHQVDQHTTDGVDTIMQISVYLSE, from the coding sequence atgGCAGAGTCCCTCAAATCGCTCAAGGCCACACTCTACATCTTGCTCCTAGCCATCACCCTTGGATTTGCCGGCTCAGCTAGGATCATCGACGAGGTGCAACCCGAAGCATCCAATCCTCTTCCGACAACTGTCCCTACCACGAACCCTCTGCCAAGTGGCCATATCCCTATCATCACCCCCGCCACCCCAACTGCCGATGACAATGTCGACGACGCTGACGCACCAATCCCTGAGACTGACGCCCCGCCAGAAGCTGACGTGGTGCCTCCTGTAGTCCCTCCTGTCACAACCGTCCCACAAGCTAACTCACCACTACCAGAGACACACGACGAACCTGCCATAGTGCCAACACCGGTTGCTAATGTGGCACCCGTAGCAACACCTGCCGTTCCAGTCACCACACCCGTGGCAGGTCCTGTCACCACATCGCTAACCGGGCCCACCGCGGCCGCCAGAACGGAAACCCCGCATTTGTCCTTTTTCATGCACGACATCCTAGGAGGATCCCACCCATCAGTCAGAGTGGTGACCGGCCTCATCGCCAACACAGTCCTCAACCCCGCATTCTCCAAACCCAACAACAACATCTTCCCCGTCAGCGGTGGAACCCCCCtaaccaacaacaacatcaatggcttcctcaacaacaacaacaacatcccCAACATCGCCGGCCTCAGTGGCCTGACCAACTCCCAATCCAGCACGGTCATCCAGAACAGCGGCAACAACAACATCGTCAACGGCGGCAGCAACCAGCCCTTCGTCACTGCCGGCCAGCTCCCCAACGGAGCCACCCTCCAGAAGCTCATGTTCGGCTCGGTGACCGTGATCGACGACGACCTGACCGAAGGACACGAGCTTGGGTCTGCCGTGCTCGGCAAGGCACAGGGTTTTTACATGGCTAGCTCGCTGGACGGGAACAGCCACACCATGGCTTTTACTGTGTTGCTGCACGCAGGTGAACATGATGTGGAGGACACCATTAGCCTCTTTGGGGTCCACCGTACAGCGTCTCCGGTGTCCCACATTGCTGTGATTGGTGGGACTGGGAAGTACGAGAATGCGAACGGGTACGCCGCCATAGAGAGCCTGCACCAGGTGGACCAGCACACGACTGATGGGGTGGATACCATTATGCAGATCAGCGTTTACCTTTCTGAATAG
- the LOC137734162 gene encoding spliceosome-associated protein 130 A-like — MYLYSLTLQRATGIVCAINGNFSGGKAQEIVVARGKVLDLLRPDENGKIQTLLSVEIFGAIRSLAQFRLTGSQKDYIVVGSDSGRIVILEYNKEKNVFDKIHQETFGKSGCRRIVPGQYLAIDPKGRAVMVGACEKQKLVYVLNRDTSARLTISSPLEAHKSHTIVYSICGVDCGFDNPMFAAIELDYAEADQDSTGQAANEAQKHLTFYELDLGLNHVSRKWSDQVDNGANMLVTVPGGGDGPSGVLVCAENFVIYKNQDKPDLRAVIPRRVDLPAERGVLIVSAAMHKQKSMFFFLLQTEYGDIFKVTLDHDNDKVSELKIKYFDTIPVTTSMCVLKSGFLFAASEFGNHSLYQFQAIGEEPDVESSSATLMETEEGFQPLFFQPRKLKNLVRIDQVESLMPIMDMKVNNLFEEETPQIFTLCGRGPRSSLRILRPGLAISEMAVSELPGVPSAVWTVKKNVSDEFDAYIVVSFANATLVLSIGETVEEVSDSGFLDTTPSLAVSLIGDDSLMQVHPNGIRHIREDGRINEWRTPGKRTIVKVGSNRLQVVIALSGGELIYFEVDMTGQLMEVEKHEMSGDVACLDISPVPEGRQRSRFLAVGSYDSVIRILSLDPDDCMQILSVQSLSGVPESLLFLEVQASIGGEDGADHPANLFLNAGLRSGILFRTVVDMVTGQLSDSRSRFLGLRAPKLFSISVRGKHAMLCLSSRPWLGYIHQGHFLLTPLSYETLEYAASFSSDQCSEGVVSVAGNALRVFTIERLGETFNETVIPLRYTPRKFIVQLKRKLLVIIESDQGAFTAEEREAAKKECFEAVGLGENGNGNVEQMENGGDEEDPLSDEHYGYPKAESDKWVSCIRVLDPKTATTTCLLELQDSEAAFSICTVNFHDKEYGTLLAVGTAKGLQFWPKKSVTAGYIHIYRFIDDGKSLELLHKTQVDGVPLALCQFQGRLLAGIGPVLRLYDLGKKRLLRKCENKLFPSTIVSIQTYRDRIYVGDIQESFHYCKYRRDENQLYIFADDCVPRWLTASFHIDFDTMAGADKFGNVYFVRLPQDVSDEIEEDPTGGRIKWEQGRLNGAPNKVEEIVQYHVGDVVSCLQKASLIPGGGECIIYGTVMGSLGSLLAFTSRDDVDFFSHLEMYMRQEHPPLCGRDHMAYRSAYFPVKDVIDGDLCEQFPTLPMDLQRKIADELDRTPGEILKKLEEIRNKII, encoded by the exons ATGTACCTCTACAGCCTCACTCTCCAGCGCGCCACCGGCATAGTCTGCGCCATCAACGGCAACTTCTCCGGCGGCAAGGCCCAGGAGATCGTAGTCGCCCGCGGCAAAGTTCTCGACCTTCTCCGCCCCGACGAAAATGGTAAGATCCAGACTCTCCTCTCTGTTGAAATTTTCGGCGCAATTAGGTCGTTAGCTCAGTTTAGGCTCACTGGGTCTCAGAAGGACTATATTGTTGTCGGGTCCGATTCGGGTCGGATTGTGATTCTTGAGTATAATAAGGAGAAGAATGTGTTTGATAAGATTCACCAGGAGACTTTCGGGAAATCGGGTTGTCGGAGGATAGTTCCGGGTCAGTATTTGGCTATTGATCCTAAGGGTAGGGCTGTTATGGTTGGGGCATGTGAGAAGCAGAAGCTTGTTTACGTTTTGAATAGGGATACTTCTGCTAGGTTGACAATTTCGTCGCCCTTGGAGGCGCACAAGTCGCATACAATTGTGTATTCGATTTGTGGGGTTGATTGTGGGTTTGATAATCCCATGTTTGCTGCCATTGAGTTGGATTATGCGGAAGCTGATCAGGACTCTACTGGGCAGGCGGCGAACGAGGCGCAGAAGCATTTGACTTTCTATGAGCTTGATCTTGGGCTCAATCACGTATCGAGGAAGTGGTCGGATCAGGTTGATAATGGTGCAAATATGCTGGTCACGGTTCCTGGAGGTGGGGATGGTCCAAGCGGTGTATTGGTCTGTGCGGAAAATTTTGTGATTTATAAGAACCAGGATAAACCGGATCTCAGGGCTGTGATTCCTAGGCGTGTGGATTTGCCTGCAGAGCGTGGGGTTCTTATAGTTTCAGCAGCTATGCACAAGCAGAAGTcaatgttcttttttcttttgcagacAGAGTATGGAGATATATTTAAGGTTACTCTGGATCATGATAACGATAAGGTCTCAGAATTAAAAATCAAGTATTTTGATACAATTCCAGTTACAACTTCAATGTGTGTGTTAAAATCTGGGTTTTTGTTTGCTGCGTCAGAGTTTGGGAATCACTCTTTGTACCAGTTCCAGGCAATAGGAGAAGAGCCTGACGTGGAGTCTTCATCAGCTACATTGATGGAAACGGAAGAAGGTTTCCAGCCTTTGTTTTTCCAGCCCAGAAAACTTAAGAACCTTGTTAGGATTGATCAAGTTGAGAGCTTGATGCCGATAATGGATATGAAGGTCAATAATCTATTTGAGGAAGAAACACCTCAAATATTTACACTTTGTGGGCGGGGTCCTCGTTCATCCCTCAGGATATTAAGACCTGGTTTAGCTATCAGTGAGATGGCTGTGTCAGAGCTTCCTGGTGTACCGAGTGCGGTCTGGACTGTGAAGAAGAATGTGTCCGATGAATTTGATGCATACATTGTGGTGTCATTTGCAAATGCTACTCTTGTGCTTTCAATTGGTGAGACAGTTGAAGAAGTTAGTGACAGTGGGTTTCTTGACACTACCCCATCACTTGCAGTTTCTTTGATAGGTGATGATTCTCTAATGCAAGTGCACCCAAATGGAATTAGGCATATTAGGGAAGATGGACGTATTAATGAATGGAGAACTCCTGGAAAGAGGACGATTGTAAAGGTTGGCTCTAATAGACTTCAAGTAGTTATTGCACTGAGCGGAGGAGAACTTATATATTTTGAGGTTGATATGACGGGTCAGTTAATGGAGGTGGAGAAGCATGAAATGTCTGGAGATGTAGCTTGTCTAGACATTTCCCCGGTACCTGAAGGGAGACAGAGATCTCGTTTCCTTGCAGTTGGTTCATATGACAGCGTCATTCGTATTTTGTCATTGGATCCTGATGACTGTATGCAAATTCTTAGTGTGCAAAGTCTTTCTGGAGTTCCAGAATCTCTCCTCTTTCTTGAGGTTCAGGCCTCAATTGGTGGGGAGGATGGTGCTGATCATCCTGCTAACCTTTTCCTTAATGCTGGCTTACGCTCCGGGATTTTATTCAGAACTGTGGTGGATATGGTCACAGGTCAGCTCTCTGATTCCCGTTCTCGATTCTTGGGACTAAGAGCACCAAAGCTATTTTCTATTAGTGTGAGAGGCAAGCATGCTATGCTTTGCTTGTCAAGTCGGCCCTGGCTTGGTTATATccatcaaggacattttctcTTAACACCACTATCGTATGAGACCCTTGAATATGCTGCCTCATTTTCATCCGATCAATGTTCGGAAGGTGTAGTTTCTGTTGCTGGAAATGCTTTGAGGGTATTTACTATTGAAAGATTGGGAGAAACATTTAATGAAACTGTGATTCCACTGAGGTATACCCCTAGAAAGTTTATTGTTCAACTCAAACGAAAGCTTTTGGTAATTATTGAAAGTGATCAAGGAGCATTCACAGCAGAAGAGCGTGAAGCTGCAAAAAAGGAGTGTTTTGAGGCTGTGGGTTTAGGTGAAAATGGAAATGGTAATGTAGAGCAGATGGAAAATGGTGGCGATGAGGAGGATCCCTTATCTGATGAGCACTATGGGTATCCTAAGGCAGAGTCTGACAAGTGGGTGTCTTGCATTAGAGTTCTTGACCCCAAGACAGCAACCACAACATGTCTGCTGGAGCTTCAGGATAGCGAAGCTGCATTCAGTATTTGTACAGTGAATTTCCATGACAAGGAGTATGGTACACTTTTAGCTGTTGGCACAGCGAAAGGACTGCAGTTTTGGCCAAAAAAGAGTGTAACAGCAGGCTATATTCACATATATAGATTTATAGATGATGGCAAGTCCCTTGAACTTTTGCACAAGACACAAGTGGATGGTGTTCCTCTTGCCTTGTGCCAGTTTCAAGGAAGGTTACTAGCTGGGATTGGACCAGTGCTCAGACTCTATGATTTGGGGAAGAAAAGGTTGCTCAGGAAGTGTGAGAATAAGCTGTTTCCCAGCACAATTGTATCAATCCAGACCTATCGCGATCGGATTTATGTAGGTGACATTCAAGAG TCATTCCACTACTGCAAGTATAGGCGGGATGAGAATCAGTTGTACATCTTTGCTGATGATTGTGTACCAAGATGGCTTACAGCATCCTTCCATATAGATTTTGACACCATGGCAGGTGCGGACAAGTTTGGGAATGTCTATTTTGTGCGGTTACCACAGGATGTTTCAGATGAGATAGAAGAAGATCCAACGGGTGGGAGGATAAAATGGGAGCAGGGAAGGTTGAATGGCGCTCCCAACAAAGTAGAGGAGATAGTGCAGTATCATGTTGGTGATGTCGTCAGCTGCTTGCAGAAGGCATCTCTAATTCCAGGTGGTGGGGAGTGCATCATCTATGGAACAGTGATGGGTAGCTTGGGTTCATTACTTGCGTTCACCTCCCGTGATGACGTTGACTTCTTTTCTCACTTGGAGATGTATATGAGGCAGGAGCATCCACCTTTGTGTGGTAGAGATCACATGGCTTATAGATCAGCATATTTCCCAGTCAAG GATGTGATTGATGGAGATCTGTGTGAGCAGTTCCCAACATTGCCCATGGATCTGCAGAGAAAAATTGCGGATGAGTTGGATAGAACTCCTGGAGAGATACTGAAGAAACTCGAGGAAATTCGAAACAAGATCATTTAA